The genomic stretch GTTCGTCGAGACGTACAACCCCATGTACGAGCTGGGCCTGGGCGAGGGCCGACACGTCTCGGCCAAGGTGCGCGAGTTCGTCGCCATCGCGCTGCTGTGCTTCCGGGGCTCGGAGCGGGCCGGGCTGGTGGCGCACATGGAGCGGGCGATCCGCTTCGGGGCCACGCGCGAGGAGCTCTTCGAGGTGCTCGAGACGTGCATCATCCCCGGCG from Candidatus Methylomirabilota bacterium encodes the following:
- a CDS encoding carboxymuconolactone decarboxylase family protein translates to MVEPVDQDVEGAHPRDLAALQDPEFVETYNPMYELGLGEGRHVSAKVREFVAIALLCFRGSERAGLVAHMERAIRFGATREELFEVLETCIIPGGAPTFHRGLGALMEVKGG